The Bradyrhizobium betae genomic interval CCGCGACGGCGAGCCGGTGCTGGCGGTGATCTCGTCGCATCTTGGTGCCACGCTGGAGCTGATGGCGACGACGACCATCATCGCGGTGCTGCTCGGTTGCTGGATCGGCATCCTCGGTGCACTGCGCCGTTATTCGCTGTTCGACACGCTCGCCACCATCGGCGCCATGGTTGCGCTCTCGATCCCGACCTTCTGGTTCGGCCTCGTCACCATCTACGTCTTCTCGGTGAAGCTGGGCTGGCTGCCGGCGGGCAACCGCGAGACCGTCGGCGACGGCTCCTTTCTCGACCTCCTGCATCATCTGATCGCGCCGTCGCTGGTGCTGGCGCTGGTCGAGACCGCGATGTGGGGCCGCTTCATGCGCTCCTCGATGCTCGAGGTCATCAACCAGGATTACATCCGCACCGCGCGCGCCAAGGGCATGCCGGAATGGCGCATCCTCACCGTGCACGCGCTGCGCAACGCGCTGCTGCCGATGATCACGGTGGCCGGCCTGCAGTTTCCGACGCTGCTCGGCGGCGCGCTGGTTGCCGAAACCGTGTTCACCTGGCCCGGCATGGGCCGCCTGTTCCTCGATTCCATCGGGTATCGCGACTATCCCGTGGTGATGGGCATCCTGATGTTTTCGGCGACCATGGTGCTGATCGGCTCGCTGCTTGCCGACATCCTCTATGCCGTCGTCGATCCGCGCATCCGGGTGGGCTAGGCGATGACGACTGCGACCCTCTCCACCGTTCCGCTCGCGCCCGGCCAGGCCGCCTGGCGGCGATTCCGCCGGCATCGGCTCGCGCTCGCCGGCGCGGTGATCATTCTGGTGCTCATCCTCGGCTCGGCGCTTGGCCCCTATCTGCTGCCGTTCGACGACACCTATATCGACATCATGAAGCGGTTCGCGCCGCCGCTGTCGGGCGCGCATATCCTCGGCACGGACGAGCTTGGCCGCGACGTGCTGGCGCGGCTGATGATGGGCGGGCGCGTTTCGCTCTCGATCGGCATCGTCGCGATGGTGATCGCGATGGCGGTGGGCATCGCCGTCGGCGCCTTCGCCGGCTTCTATGGCGGCGTGGTCGGCGCGGTCCTGATGCGCCTGGTCGATGCCGTATTGTGTTTCCCGACGATCTTTCTGCTGCTCGCGCTGGCGGCGCTCACCGAGCCCGGCCTCGTCACCACGACCGTGCTGATCGCGGCCACCGCGTGGATGGCCGTGGCGCGCGTCGTCGAAGCCCAGGTTCGCTCGCTGCGCGAGCGCGAATTCGCGGTCGCCGCGCTTGCCTTCGGCTCGTCGAACCTGCGCATCATGTTCCGCGAGCTGGTGCCCAATGCGATGGCGCCGATTGTGGTTGCGGCGACGCTGAACGTGGCGAAAGCGATCCTGCTCGAATCCTATGTCAGCTATCTCGGTTACGGCATCCAGCCGCCGGCCGCGAGCTGGGGCAACATGCTCAACAACGCCCAGATCTATCTCACCAGCGCGCCCTGGCTCGCGATCGCCCCGGGCCTCGCCATCACGCTGGCGGTGACCAGCTTCAACTTCCTCGGCGACGGCCTGCGCGACGCGCTCGATCCGCGCATGAACATCCCATGATCTGCAAACTCATGACGAGCAAGGTCTCGGTCGAACTGAAGTTTAGGAGTGCCTCATGTCCCCGCCGCTCAACCGTATAAACAGCGATGAACGCCTGCCGGCGCAGGTGGATGTCGTCGTCATCGGCGGCGGCGTGATCGGTGTCTCCGCGGCCTATCATCTGGCGAAGAAGGGCCAGTCCGTCGCGCTGATCGAGAAGGGCCATGTCGGCGGCGAGCAGTCCAGCCGCAACTGGGGCTGGTGCCGCCAGCAGGGGCGCGCGCGCGAGGAAATTCCGCTGGCGCGCGAGGCGCTGCGGCTGTGGGAGGACATGCAGAACGACGCCGGTGTCGATGCCGGCTTCCGCCGCACCGGCGTGCTGTTCCTGACCAAGAGCAAGGACGAGCTCGCGAGCTGGGAGCGCTGGGCGGCAATGGCGCGCGAGGAGCAGGTTCATTCCACCGTGCTGACGCCGGCCGAGGTCGCCGAGCGCATGCCCGGCAATACCGACGAATGGGCCGGCGGCCTGCATACGCCGAGCGACGGACGCGCCGAGCCGTCGATGGCTGTGCCCGCGCTCGCGACCGCCGCGCGCAAGCACGGCGTCACCATCCACCAGGGCTGCGCCGCGCGCGGGCTGGAGACGTCAGGCGGGCGCGTCAGCGCCGTCGTCACCGAGAAGGGCACCATTCGTACCCAGTCCGTGCTGCTGTCGGGTGGCGCGTGGTCGTCGTTGTTCTGCCGGCGCCATGGCATCGAGCTGCCGATCGGACTCGTCAATGCCACCGCGTGCCGGACCACGCCGGGACCGGAGATCACCTCGGGCGCGCTCGGCACCGATTTCTACTGCATCCGCCGCCGTCTCGACGGCGGCTTCACGCTGGCGCTGCGCAACCGCGGCACGGTCGAGCTGTCGCCCGATCTGTTTCGCTATGCGCGGACGTTCTGGCCGACCTATCTGCATCGCCGCAACGGATTGAAGATGTCGTTCGGCAAGTCCTTCTTCGACCAGCTCGTTCGCGGCACCAGCTGGAGCCTCGACAAGCCGTCGCCGTTCGAGACCGAGCGCGTGCGCGATCCCGCGCCCGACATGTCGCTGGTCAATTCGGCGCTGGCCGCGCTGATCAAGGCGAATCCCGAATTGAAGGACATCGAGATCGCGGAAGCGTGGGGCGGCACCATCGACTGCACGCCCGACACCATTCCGGTGATCTCGCCGGTCGACGCCTTGCCCGGCTTCTTCCTCGCGACCGGCTTTTCCGGCCATGGTTTCGGCATCGGTCCTGCCGCCGGCAAGCTCGCCGCCGACATCGTCACCGGCTCGACGCCGCTGGTCGATCCCGAGCCTTACAGCCACAAGCGCATGATTGACGGCCGGCGGCTCGCGCCGGTCAGCCCGTTCTGAGGGCGGCATGAGCGTTCTCTACAAGGCCAACATGGTTCGCGGCGCGGAATGGGCGACCTTCTTCGCCGAGCGCGCGCCCGAGCTGCCGTTCCGGCTCTGGCCCGACATCGGCGATCCCGCCGACATCCGTTATCTCGTGGCGTGGGTGCCGCCTGATGACATCGCGACGACCTTTCCCAATCTCGAGCTGGTGTTCTCGGTCGGCGCCGGCGTCGATCAGTTCGATGCCACGAAGGTTCCGACGCACATTCCGCTCGTGCGCATGCTGGAGCCGGGTATTGCCGAGACCATGGTGGAATACGTCACCATGTCCGTGCTCGCCCTGCATCGCGATCTCTTGCACTTCATGGCCCAGCAGAAGGAGCAGGTCTGGCGCGAGATCCGGATCACGCCGGCGAAGCGGCGGCGCGTGGGTGTGATGGGGCTCGGCCAGCTCGGCCAGGCCGCGCTCGAACGCCTCAAGGCGTTCGGCTTTCCGCTTGCCGGCTGGAATCGCTCGCCGCGCGAGATCGAGGGCGTCACCTGTTACGCGGGCGCGGACGCCTTGCCGGAATTCCTCGCGCAGGCGGACATCCTGGTCTGCCTGCTGCCGCTGACCGACGAAACCCGCGGCATCCTCAACGCCAATCTGTTCGCGCGCCTGCCGCGCGGCGCTTCGCTGGTCAATGTCGGGCGTGGCCCGCATCTGGTCGAAGCCGATTTCCTCGCGGCCCTCGATAGCGGCGCGCTGTCCGGTGCCATTCTCGACGTCACCGATCCCGAGCCGCTGCCCGCCGGTCATCCGTTCTGGAGCCATCCGCGCATCCTGCTGACGCCGCACAACGCCAGCATGACCACGCCGGACACCGCCGTCGATTACGTGCTCGACGTCATCGCACGCTACCGCCGCGGCGAAGCGCTGCCCGGGCGCGTCGATCGGACGCGGGGCTACTAGGGATTCGCATGAGCACCGCCGCAAGAGGACCTGATCAAGCCGCTGCCGCAAACCAGGGGCCCGTGCTGTCGGTCGCCGGCCTCGTCACCTCCTTCATGATCGAGCGGCGATGGATTCCGGTCGTCCGCAACGTGTCGTTCGACGTCGCGGCCGGGGAGACGGTGGCCATCGTCGGCGAATCGGGCTCCGGTAAGAGCGTCACGGCGCTCTCGATCATGCGGCTCATTCCGAAGGACATCGGCCGCGTCGAGGGCCGCGTCACGCTCGCCGGCCGCGACCTGCTGTCGCTGCCCGAAGCTGATATGACGGACATTCGCGGCAACGACGTCGCCATGATCTTTCAGGAGCCGATGACGAGCCTCAATCCGGTGCTCACCATCGGCTTCCAGATCGCCGAAGCGCTGATCCAGCATCGCGGCCTGTCGCGGGCGGCGGCGGAGGCGGAGACCATCCGCCTGCTCGATCGCGTCCGCATCCCCGCGGCGAAGTCGCGCTTTCACGAGCATCCGCATCGTTTCTCCGGCGGCATGCGCCAGCGCGTGATGATCGCGATGGCGCTGGCCTGCAAGCCGAAGCTCCTGATCGCGGACGAGCCGACCACGGCACTCGACGTCACCATCCAGGCCCAGATCCTGGAACTGCTGAAGGAGCTTCAGCAGGAGGAGGGGATGTCGATCCTCTTCATCACCCACGACATGGGCGTGGTCGCCGAGATCGCCGATCGAACCGTGGTGATGTATGGCGGGCAGGCGGTGGAGACCGACGCGACCTCGCGCATCTTCGCGGCGCCCTCGCATCCCTACACGCGTTCGCTGCTCGCGGCCGTGCCGCGGCTCGGCTCGATGGGCGGACATTCGCGGCCGATGCGGTTTCCGATCGTCGACAAGGTGACGGGGACCTCGGACGAGCCGACCGAGACACCGGATACGGTCTCGATCGCCGAACGGCCGCTGCTCGAAGTTGCCAATCTCACCACGCGCTTTCCGATCCGCTCGGGATTGTTCGGAAAAGTCTCGGGCCGGGTGCACGCGGTCGAGAACATCTCCTTCACCTTGCGCGCCGGCGAGACACTGGCGCTTGTCGGAGAATCCGGCTGCGGCAAGTCGACCACGGGCCGCTCCATCCTCAAGCTGATCGAACCTGACAGCGGGACGGTTCTGATCGACGGCCAGGATGTGCTCGCCATGAGCGGTCGCACCCTGCGCGATTGTCGCAAGCAGATGCAGATCGTGTTCCAGGATCCGTTCGCGAGCCTCAATCCGCGCATGTCGGTGGGAACGGCGATCGCAGCGCCCCTGCTCGCCAACGGGCTCGCCTCGGCGTCGCAGGCGCGCGACAAGGTCTCCGACCTGCTCGTGCGTGTCGGCCTGACCGCCGACATGGCGGCGCGCTTCCCGCACGAGTTCTCCGGCGGCCAGCGCCAGCGCATCTGCATCGCGCGCGCGCTCGCGCTCGGACCCAAGCTGATCGTCGCGGACGAAGCGGTCTCTGCGCTCGACGTCTCGGTCAAGGCGCAGGTCGTCAATCTGATGCTGGACCTTCAGGCCAGCATGGGCCTCGCCTATCTCTTCATTTCCCACGACATCGCGGTGGTCGAGCGCATGAGCCATCGCGTCGCGGTGATGTATCTCGGCGAGATCGTCGAGACCGGCCCGCGCGCGGCCGTGTTCGGCAATCCGCAGCATCCCTACACCAAGAAGCTGATGGCCGCGGTGCCGGTGCCTGATCCGTCACGCCGCGCCACCAAGCGCGGGGTCGCGAACGACGAGATCAGAAGCCCGGTGCGCGCGCCCGATTATCAGCCGCCGGTGCGGCAATATCGCGAAGTCTCGCCCGGCCACGTCGTCCAGGTCTGGGGCGAGGAATGGTCGGGCTGAGGAGGACGCGCGGCGCCCTCACGAATTCACGTGCACGAAATCCCGCAGCAGCGGGTAGATCTCGTTGTTCCAGCGCTTGCCGGAGAACACGCCGTAATGGCCGACGCCGGCCTGCATGTGGTGGACGCGGCGATAGGCGCGCACGCCGGTGCAGAGGTCCTGTGCCGCGAGCGTCTGGCCGATCGAGCAGATGTCGTCCTTTTCGCCCTCCACCGTCATCAGGCCCATCCGACCGACAGCCTTGGTGTCGACGGGACGTCCGCGGTGCATCAGCTTGCCCTGCGGCAGCAGGTGCTCCTGGAACACGTCGCGCACGGTCTCGATGTAGAATTCCGCGGGCAGATCCATCACCGCGAAATACTCGTCGTAGAAGGTCTTGATGGTCGCGGCCTTCTCCTTCTCGCCCTTGGCGATGTGGTTGGCGAGATCCATGTGCTGCTTGATGTGGCGCTCGAGGTTCATCGAGACGAACGCGGTGAGCTGCACGAAGCCGGGATAGACCTTCCGGAACGCGCCGCGGCACTGCATCGGCACGTAGTTGATGAGGTTCTGCTCGAACCAGTCGATCGGCCTGCTCTTGGCGAACTCGTTGACCCTGGTCGGCTGGATTCGCGTGTCGATCGGCCCCGCCATCAGCGTCAGCGTCGCCGGCCGCGAGGGATGATTGCCCTCGCACATGATCGCGGCGGCGGCGAGCGCCGAGACCGATGGCTGGCAGATCGCGACCATGTGCGGGCGCGGGCCGAGCTGGCCGAGGAAGTCGATCAGATGCTCGGTGTAGTCTTCGAGCCCGAAGCGGCCCTCGCTGCGCGGAATGTCGCGCGGATTGTGCCAGTCGGTGATGTAGACGTCGTGATCCTGCAGCAGCGTTTTCGTGGTGCCGCGCAGCAACGTTGCGAAGTGGCCGGACATCGGCGCCACCAGCAGCATGCGCGGCTGCTCGCCCACGCCTTCCTTCTTGAAATGCAACAGCGAACCGAACGGGGTGGCGTAAGCGATCTCTTCGGTGACCGCGACTTCGCGGTTACCCACCATGACGCTGTCGATGCCATAGGCCGGGCGGTGATAGGTGAGGGTGGAGCGCGAGATCATCTCCAGCGCGGCCGAGAGCCGGCCAAACACCTGATCCGACGTCCCCTGCGGCACCAGATGAAGGAATTTAAGCGCGGACGAGGCTCCCACACGAAACGGCGCCGTCAAATCCATGTGGTTCTGAAACGCCTGATAATTCATCGACATCATTCTGATGCGCCCGTTTGTCCCGTGCTGCTATGCAATATCGAAGCTAAACAAGAGTCAAACCGCCCGGAAAACTGGCACGTCGCTTGCTGCTATTTTCGCGGGAAGCACAGAGCATGGGCACGCCGCGAGCCGGGCAGGGTGCCAGTATCAGGCGTGAGGGAAGGGCCACATGGCGAAGGCGACACTGACCATCAGCAGCAAGAACTACTCGTCCTGGTCGCTGCGTGGCTGGCTGCTGACGAAATTTTCCGGGCTCGATTTCGAGGAGACCGTGACCGCGCCGGACGACGCGTCGGCGCGCGCCGAGATCCTGCTGCTGTCCTCGTCGATCCTGGTGCCGTGCCTGCGGCACGACGGCGCCACGGTCTGGGACACGCTGGCGATCGGCGAATATCTCAACGAGGCGATGCCGGATGCCGGGCTATTGCCGGCCGATCGCGTCCAGCGCGCCCATTGCCGCTCGATCTGCGGCGAAATCCATTCCGGCTTCACCACCCTGCGCGCCTCGCTGCCGGTCAATCTGAAGGGGCACTTCCCCGGCTTCAAGATCTGGTCGCGCGCGCAGGCGGACATCGACCGCGTCTGGTTCATCTGGCGCGATTGCCTGGAGAAGTCCGGCGGCCCGTTCCTGTTCGGCGCCAAGCGCACCATGGCGGATGCGATGTACGCGCCCGTGGTAACGCGCTTCGTCACCTATGACGTCAAGCTCGAGCCAAAACTGAAGGCCTATGCCGACACCATCATGGCGATGCCCGAGATGCAGGAATGGATCGCAGCGGCGAAGGACGAACCGGCCGAGATCGAGGAGCTCGAGGTCGAATATTAGGCAGGGCGGGCGCCGCCCTGCCTGTTTCCGTGGCGGAGCCTGAGCCGCCGCACTGGGCGGCCATATCGATGAAGTCGTTAACGTTTGGCGCCGGTCGCCGGGGCCAGCCTGCCTCTACACCGCGCAGATGTTGTATCCGTGCACGGGCTCATTGCGACATCTAGCCGTGAACAGCCGGGAACAGGGCGATTCGGCTGATTCGGACGTGATTCGTTCGGGCCGCGTTCCGAAGGTTAAGGCGGCGCGCGGCCCCGTTGCATTTTGGAACAGAACCGGCGGTCAGGCGACGCCCGAATGCTTCACGCGCGGCACGCGCCAGCCGATGACGGTAGCCTCCACGGGCACGCCGGCGGCGTGGTTCTGCCAGCGGCCCTCGACATAGCGGCAGGCGAACGGCAGTTGATACGTTCCGCTGTGATCCTCGCACAGCACCTCGACCGGCAGGCCAGGTGGCGGTTCTCCGGCGCCATCGAATTCCGCCAGACGTCTATCGCGCGTAGCCATCGCAAAAATCTCCCCTAATCAAAGCCGCGGAAGGAGCGCCCACTTCCTCCGCGTACGGTTCACTGCGCCCCGTCCCAAGAATCCCGTCCCAAGGATCATTCGAGGGAACACACCAAGCTCAACGCGAGAATGCGGTGCGAGTGTGGTAGCCTCGCCGCGCGGCGCGCAAAAAGCGCAATTTGCCGTGATCGATTGGACGAGGAACCTGCATGCTGCTTCGAAACGCCGGCGTTTGTATCGCGATGTTGCTGTTCGCCACGCAGGCCGCCGCGCCGGCCCGCGCGCAGGACGTGCCCGGCATCGAGATCTGCACCGTCGAGAAGACGATGGAGCGGCGCACGAGCTGCCTGCAGAGCAACGTCGATTTTCTCCAGAAGACGATCACCAAATTGACGCTCGATCACCAGCAGAAGATCGATGCTGCCAATCGCCAGATCGACGCGTTGAAGACCGGCGTCGCCGCGCTGCAGAAGACCGTGAGCGACCTCCAGGCCGCTCAAGTGAAGATCGCGGAGGACGTCAAGAAGAAGCAGGACGCGCCGCCGCCCAAGGATGCGGCGAAATAGGCGCGGCGATCACGCGACGCGATAGCGCTCCATCACGCCGCGATCCGGTTCGTAGCCGAGCCCTGGTCCTGTCGGCACCGCGACATGGCCGGTGGAATCGACATCGGCCCGGCCGCCCCAGAGACAGGCTTCGCGCTTGAGATAGAACATCTCGACGAGCCCGTCGTCCCGCCCCGCCAGCAGATGAAGCGTCGCGAGCAGGCCGGGGCCGAAATACGGGGAATGCGGGACGATTTTTACTCCGAGCTGATCGGCAAGCGATGCAACCTTCAGAAACTCCGTGATGCCGCCGACCTTGATCACCGATGGCTGGGCGTGGCTCACCGCCCCCGCGTTCATCATCTGGCGGAATTGATATTCCGTGCATGCGTTCTCGCCTGCGGCGATGTCGAGCCCGCCCTTGCTGCGGACCTCGGCGAGCGCAGTAAAATCTTCTGGCGGCCAGACCGGCTCCTCTAAAAACATCGGCTGCGCGTCCTTGCACGCTTTTGCGAACGCGATCGCCTGCTCGCCGGTCAGCGGACAATTCATGTCGACCATCAGCGGAATATTGGGGCCGATCGCCTCGCGTGCGGCAAATATCGCGGGTGTCGTGGTCTCATGCAGCTTGATCGCGCCATAGCCGAGCGCCATGGCCTTTCTGCATTCGCCGGCGATGTTCTCCGGCGATCCGATCCGCAGCAGGCTCGCATAAGCGGGAATATTCGAACGTCGGGTCTCGCCAAGCAGGCGATGCAGCGGCACGCCCTCGATCTTCGCTGCGAGGTCCCACAGCGCGATGTCGAGGCCGGAGATCGCGAACATGGTGATGCCGTAGCGGCCGAACAGGTGCAGATTGCGCTGGATCTGCTCCATGGTCGCGGGAATGCCGGCGGCGTCAGGCACCTTCAGCCCGCGGGCTTGCGGCGCGATCATTTCCTCGACGGCGCTGCGCGTGGTGCGGGGGCAGACGTAGGCGAAGGCATCCCCCAGCCTGTCAGCCCGGCATCGGTCGTGACTTCGACCAGCACCATGTCGAGCGCGGAGATCGCGGACGCGCCCTGGCGAAAGCTCGCGACACCGGCGTCGTAGGGAATGCGGATATGGTGCGCCCGCACATCGGTGATTTCCATGACGCGGTTCCTCTTTCTGGTGAGCGGTTTCGCCGAGTGTAGCCGCGAATGCGAGGGCGTTGCCAGTAGGGGGGGCGGCGCAACGCTGGCATACCTGCCCGCTTGCTTGGCAAGGCGGACCTGTTTTGTCATAACCGCAGGCAAATCTTGCGTGCGGGCCCGTGCCGGACATCCCGCGCAAGCCATAACAAGCAGCCGGGAGGGTCTTCATGTCCAACGTTCGTGTTCTCGCCACCGACCTCGAATTTCCAGAAGGCCCCGTGGTGATGCCGGACGGCTCGGTGGTGCTGGTGGAAATCCGCGGCCAGCGTCTGACCCGCATCTATCCTGACGGCCGCAAGGAGATCGTCGCCAAGGTGCCGGGCGGCCCGAACGGCGCAGCCCTCGGCCCCGACGGCAAGATCTACCTCTGCAACAATGGCGGCTTCTCCTGGATTCCGACCCGCAACATGATCATGCCGGGCCCGCAGCCCGACGATTATCTCGGCGGCTCGATCCAGCGCGTCGATCTGCAATCCGGCAAGGTCGAGACCGTCGTGACCAAATGCGGCGAGCACGATCTGCGCGGGCCGAACGACCTGGTGTTCGACAAGCACGGCGGCCTCTGGTTCTCCGATCTCGGCAAGCGTCGCGCCCGCGAGATGGACGTCGGCGGCATGTATTACCTCAAGCCCGGCATGACGGAGATCGTCGAGGTCGTGCACGGCATCTTGCCGGCGAACGGTATCGGGCTCTCGCCGGACGAGAGCATTGTCTACATCGCGGAGACGCCGACGGGCCGGCTCTGGGCCTATGAGCTTTCCGCGCCCGGTACGCTCAAGCCGCGCGACGTGATCTATCGCGGCGAGCGCGGCAAGCCGATCTGCGGCCTCGGCGGCTACCAGATGTTCGACTCGCTCGCGGTGGAAGCAAACGGCAATGTCTGCGTCGCCACCCTCGTCTCCGGCTGCATCTCGGTGATCGCGCCCGACGGGACGCTGGTCGAGCAGGTCCCGACCGGCGACCGCGTCACCACCAACATCGCCTTCGGCGGCCCCGAACTGAAGACCGCCTACATCACGCTGTCGGGCAAGGGCGAGCTGATCGCCATGGACTGGCCGCGCGGCGGTTTGCCGTTGAATTTTCTGAACAAGTGAATGTAACTGGACGAGCCGTGCCAATACATCCGTCGTCATTCCGGGATGCGTGCGCCAGCACGCAGGCCCGGAATCCATAACCCCAGGCGGTGGTTGTGGATTCCGGGCTCGCCGCTTCGCGTCGCCCCGGAATGACAGCAGTCATTATGGAGTGGGAAATGCCCTGGCCTGATCCTATCACCCTGCGTGGACAGCACGCCCGTCTCGAGCCGCTGTCGAAAGCGCATCACGAGGGGCTGGTGGAAGCCGTGAAGGATGGCGAGATCTACAAGATCTGGTACACCCTGATCCCAACGCCGGAGAACGTCGCCAAGGAGATCGACCGACGCCTCGGCCTGCAGGCCGCGGGCTCGATGCTGCCGTTCACCGTGTTCGACGCCGGCGGCAAGATCGTCGGACAGACCACCTACATGAACATCGATGCCGCCAACCGCCGGGTCGAGATCGGCTCTACCTGGTACGGCAAGAGCGCGCAGCGCGGCCCGCTCAACACCCAGTGCAAGCTGCTGCTGCTTACGCATGCCTTCGAGACGCTGAACTGTATCGCGGTGGAATTCCGCACCCACTTCTTCAATCACCAGAGCCGCAATGCCATCGAGCGCCTCGGCGCCAAGCAGGACGGCATCCTGCGCAGCCACCAGGTCGCGCCGAACGGCACGCTGCGCGACA includes:
- a CDS encoding 2-hydroxyacid dehydrogenase, with product MSVLYKANMVRGAEWATFFAERAPELPFRLWPDIGDPADIRYLVAWVPPDDIATTFPNLELVFSVGAGVDQFDATKVPTHIPLVRMLEPGIAETMVEYVTMSVLALHRDLLHFMAQQKEQVWREIRITPAKRRRVGVMGLGQLGQAALERLKAFGFPLAGWNRSPREIEGVTCYAGADALPEFLAQADILVCLLPLTDETRGILNANLFARLPRGASLVNVGRGPHLVEADFLAALDSGALSGAILDVTDPEPLPAGHPFWSHPRILLTPHNASMTTPDTAVDYVLDVIARYRRGEALPGRVDRTRGY
- a CDS encoding NAD(P)/FAD-dependent oxidoreductase, which gives rise to MSPPLNRINSDERLPAQVDVVVIGGGVIGVSAAYHLAKKGQSVALIEKGHVGGEQSSRNWGWCRQQGRAREEIPLAREALRLWEDMQNDAGVDAGFRRTGVLFLTKSKDELASWERWAAMAREEQVHSTVLTPAEVAERMPGNTDEWAGGLHTPSDGRAEPSMAVPALATAARKHGVTIHQGCAARGLETSGGRVSAVVTEKGTIRTQSVLLSGGAWSSLFCRRHGIELPIGLVNATACRTTPGPEITSGALGTDFYCIRRRLDGGFTLALRNRGTVELSPDLFRYARTFWPTYLHRRNGLKMSFGKSFFDQLVRGTSWSLDKPSPFETERVRDPAPDMSLVNSALAALIKANPELKDIEIAEAWGGTIDCTPDTIPVISPVDALPGFFLATGFSGHGFGIGPAAGKLAADIVTGSTPLVDPEPYSHKRMIDGRRLAPVSPF
- a CDS encoding ABC transporter permease, with translation MTTATLSTVPLAPGQAAWRRFRRHRLALAGAVIILVLILGSALGPYLLPFDDTYIDIMKRFAPPLSGAHILGTDELGRDVLARLMMGGRVSLSIGIVAMVIAMAVGIAVGAFAGFYGGVVGAVLMRLVDAVLCFPTIFLLLALAALTEPGLVTTTVLIAATAWMAVARVVEAQVRSLREREFAVAALAFGSSNLRIMFRELVPNAMAPIVVAATLNVAKAILLESYVSYLGYGIQPPAASWGNMLNNAQIYLTSAPWLAIAPGLAITLAVTSFNFLGDGLRDALDPRMNIP
- a CDS encoding polyhydroxyalkanoate depolymerase; translation: MMSMNYQAFQNHMDLTAPFRVGASSALKFLHLVPQGTSDQVFGRLSAALEMISRSTLTYHRPAYGIDSVMVGNREVAVTEEIAYATPFGSLLHFKKEGVGEQPRMLLVAPMSGHFATLLRGTTKTLLQDHDVYITDWHNPRDIPRSEGRFGLEDYTEHLIDFLGQLGPRPHMVAICQPSVSALAAAAIMCEGNHPSRPATLTLMAGPIDTRIQPTRVNEFAKSRPIDWFEQNLINYVPMQCRGAFRKVYPGFVQLTAFVSMNLERHIKQHMDLANHIAKGEKEKAATIKTFYDEYFAVMDLPAEFYIETVRDVFQEHLLPQGKLMHRGRPVDTKAVGRMGLMTVEGEKDDICSIGQTLAAQDLCTGVRAYRRVHHMQAGVGHYGVFSGKRWNNEIYPLLRDFVHVNS
- a CDS encoding ABC transporter permease, with amino-acid sequence MARYVANRLAQAIMLLVIVSAIGFAILHLAPGGPLSQFAASAQMTQEDLDRVTKQLGLDRPLPIQYLDWFGRMLKGDWGKSYRDGEPVLAVISSHLGATLELMATTTIIAVLLGCWIGILGALRRYSLFDTLATIGAMVALSIPTFWFGLVTIYVFSVKLGWLPAGNRETVGDGSFLDLLHHLIAPSLVLALVETAMWGRFMRSSMLEVINQDYIRTARAKGMPEWRILTVHALRNALLPMITVAGLQFPTLLGGALVAETVFTWPGMGRLFLDSIGYRDYPVVMGILMFSATMVLIGSLLADILYAVVDPRIRVG
- a CDS encoding SMP-30/gluconolactonase/LRE family protein produces the protein MSNVRVLATDLEFPEGPVVMPDGSVVLVEIRGQRLTRIYPDGRKEIVAKVPGGPNGAALGPDGKIYLCNNGGFSWIPTRNMIMPGPQPDDYLGGSIQRVDLQSGKVETVVTKCGEHDLRGPNDLVFDKHGGLWFSDLGKRRAREMDVGGMYYLKPGMTEIVEVVHGILPANGIGLSPDESIVYIAETPTGRLWAYELSAPGTLKPRDVIYRGERGKPICGLGGYQMFDSLAVEANGNVCVATLVSGCISVIAPDGTLVEQVPTGDRVTTNIAFGGPELKTAYITLSGKGELIAMDWPRGGLPLNFLNK
- a CDS encoding GNAT family N-acetyltransferase; the protein is MPWPDPITLRGQHARLEPLSKAHHEGLVEAVKDGEIYKIWYTLIPTPENVAKEIDRRLGLQAAGSMLPFTVFDAGGKIVGQTTYMNIDAANRRVEIGSTWYGKSAQRGPLNTQCKLLLLTHAFETLNCIAVEFRTHFFNHQSRNAIERLGAKQDGILRSHQVAPNGTLRDTVVYSITAAEWPTVRTHLNYQLNEKPR
- a CDS encoding glutathione S-transferase family protein, which produces MAKATLTISSKNYSSWSLRGWLLTKFSGLDFEETVTAPDDASARAEILLLSSSILVPCLRHDGATVWDTLAIGEYLNEAMPDAGLLPADRVQRAHCRSICGEIHSGFTTLRASLPVNLKGHFPGFKIWSRAQADIDRVWFIWRDCLEKSGGPFLFGAKRTMADAMYAPVVTRFVTYDVKLEPKLKAYADTIMAMPEMQEWIAAAKDEPAEIEELEVEY
- a CDS encoding ABC transporter ATP-binding protein codes for the protein MSTAARGPDQAAAANQGPVLSVAGLVTSFMIERRWIPVVRNVSFDVAAGETVAIVGESGSGKSVTALSIMRLIPKDIGRVEGRVTLAGRDLLSLPEADMTDIRGNDVAMIFQEPMTSLNPVLTIGFQIAEALIQHRGLSRAAAEAETIRLLDRVRIPAAKSRFHEHPHRFSGGMRQRVMIAMALACKPKLLIADEPTTALDVTIQAQILELLKELQQEEGMSILFITHDMGVVAEIADRTVVMYGGQAVETDATSRIFAAPSHPYTRSLLAAVPRLGSMGGHSRPMRFPIVDKVTGTSDEPTETPDTVSIAERPLLEVANLTTRFPIRSGLFGKVSGRVHAVENISFTLRAGETLALVGESGCGKSTTGRSILKLIEPDSGTVLIDGQDVLAMSGRTLRDCRKQMQIVFQDPFASLNPRMSVGTAIAAPLLANGLASASQARDKVSDLLVRVGLTADMAARFPHEFSGGQRQRICIARALALGPKLIVADEAVSALDVSVKAQVVNLMLDLQASMGLAYLFISHDIAVVERMSHRVAVMYLGEIVETGPRAAVFGNPQHPYTKKLMAAVPVPDPSRRATKRGVANDEIRSPVRAPDYQPPVRQYREVSPGHVVQVWGEEWSG